A genomic window from Montipora capricornis isolate CH-2021 chromosome 8, ASM3666992v2, whole genome shotgun sequence includes:
- the LOC138060433 gene encoding uncharacterized protein: protein MAAGMEELFLFGEEFEAVLDILEDDEELEDEFTATAKDAQSSSIVCIDCGKKCKSSGGYKRHRAAKHNNSNQTQKPLSTLTPSILSEIVAHAIKNVKESEVFAASLRTELTQYEYMHEQLNEETHEFSVMQTLFDGYLKNGNAEKFYGKFYAQVPLNAANFFQGLSRNSATLLATKVANSMLTYCKNMMSPADDSPPSHTALSDKEKAGLQYIGGYVLHKLHKKYARSETPESQHAMAILKAGKLEHGCESHKLVSSVSRGGLWCITESAQKIFSHTEHYFRHLTCLSTLQRIDIAKITLKSVTDNEVLIPDSHVCKDVLHAIVALYVRVRSFSFAKDKIQHYKMKQKQAKGKALRKELSRSCAEHEQDRHD from the exons atggcggctggAATGGAGGAGTTATTTCTTTTTGGTGAAGAATTTGAGGCGGTTTTAGACATTTTAGAGGACGATGAAGAGTTAGAGGATGAATTTACAGCTACGGCTAAAGAT GCTCAATCTTCAAGTATTGTATGCATCGATTGTGGAAAGAAATGCAAGTCAAGTGGAGGCTACAAGAGACATCGAGCTGCTAAACACAATAATTCTAATCAGACCCAAAAGCCTTTGTCGACTTTAACACCAAGCATTCTTTCTGAGATAGTGGCTCATGCTATAAAGAATGTAAAAGAGTCTGAAGTGTTTGCTGCAAGTCTAAGAACCGAACTAACTCAGTATGAATACATGCATGAACAGCTAAATGAAGAAACTCATGAATTCTCTGTGATGCAGACACTTTTTGATGGatatttgaaaaatggaaaTGCTGAAAAGTTTTATGGAAAGTTTTATGCACAAGTTCCATTGAATGCTGCAAACTTTTTCCAGGGACTTTCACGAAACTCTGCAACTTTACTTGCAACCAAGGTAGCCAACAGTATGCTAACATACTGTAAGAATATGATGTCCCCTGCTGATGATAGTCCACCATCCCACACAGCCTTATCAGACAAAGAGAAAGCTGGACTGCAGTATATAGGGGGATATGTTTTACACAAACTGCACAAGAAATATGCAAGAAGTGAAACACCTGAGAGTCAGCATGCAATGGCTATACTGAAAGCAGGAAAATTGGAACATGGGTGTGAATCCCACAAGCTGGTATCAAGTGTAAGCCGTGGAGGGCTGTGGTGTATAACTGAATCTGCCCAAAAGATTTTTTCCCATACAGAACATTATTTTAGGCATTTAACCTGTTTATCTACTTTGCAAAGAATAGACATTGCCAAGATAACTCTCAAGTCAGTCACTGACAATGAAGTATTAATTCCAGACAGTCATGTCTGCAAAGATGTTTTGCATGCCATTGTAGCTCTATATGTAAGAGTGAGGTCATTTTCATTTGCCAAGGATAAAATTCAGCACTACAAAATGAAGCAAAAACAGGCAAAAGGCAAAGCCCTCCGTAAAGAACTCTCGAGAAGTTGTGCAGAACATGAACAGGATAGGCATGACTAA